One window of Chlamydia sp. 04-14 genomic DNA carries:
- the ispF gene encoding 2-C-methyl-D-erythritol 2,4-cyclodiphosphate synthase, protein MNAENDSPLPKPQWIYRVGIGQDSHRFLSESSAKPCTLAGVIFENSPGFQANSDGDIVFHAICNAISSVTHRIILGEVADELFHTRGITDSSVYLSEAIKSLKSNQMISHVAITIEGNRPKFLPKLSAMRQSIASALNIPLGSVGITATSGEGLSDFGCGDGVQCFCVLTVMEYCN, encoded by the coding sequence ATGAACGCAGAAAATGACTCTCCTTTGCCTAAACCGCAATGGATTTATCGTGTAGGAATCGGGCAAGATAGCCATCGTTTCCTTTCCGAAAGTTCTGCAAAACCCTGCACTTTAGCTGGGGTAATCTTTGAAAATAGTCCTGGTTTCCAAGCAAATTCTGATGGCGATATTGTCTTCCACGCTATTTGCAACGCCATCTCTTCTGTAACTCATAGAATCATATTAGGAGAAGTTGCCGATGAACTTTTCCATACTCGTGGTATTACCGACAGTAGTGTGTATTTATCCGAAGCTATAAAATCCTTAAAATCGAACCAAATGATTTCTCATGTAGCTATTACTATTGAAGGAAATCGTCCTAAATTTCTTCCAAAACTCTCTGCTATGAGACAAAGTATTGCCTCTGCTTTAAATATTCCTCTAGGATCCGTAGGCATTACTGCAACCTCTGGGGAAGGTTTGAGTGATTTTGGCTGTGGTGATGGTGTACAATGTTTTTGCGTACTCACAGTTATGGAGTATTGCAATTAA
- a CDS encoding sulfite reductase flavoprotein subunit alpha codes for MHLVEKFKAQRVSLLSRELISCCDSTIASFDAGHVYQLFLSTTDSNLPYKVGDSLGVFPKNPISVVEKILECLSYSPKQLVQTRESSHVTFYDFLRCYANVDKLPAKLRSFFPDTEDSINFYDAIQKYKPSIPIELFVQSVLPLLPRFYSIASAPHPQEKKIELLVRLVSYPGEYEQRHGVCSFFLCKELELDESCYAYVQPTKHFTIGDYIHNKPIVMIGSGTGIAPYKGFLQQRIYNKDPGTNLLFFGERFEKANFYYQDFWKQAIENQLLQLFLAFSRDGDQKIYVQDLLRKEADTVLKAYEGGAYFFVCGSKVLGSEVKKTLEDILGKDKLSQLKEERRYVIDVY; via the coding sequence ATGCATTTAGTAGAGAAATTTAAGGCTCAGAGGGTTTCTCTTCTCTCACGAGAGCTCATTTCTTGTTGCGATTCTACCATTGCTTCTTTTGATGCAGGCCATGTCTATCAATTATTTCTTAGTACAACAGATTCTAATCTACCTTATAAGGTAGGGGATTCTTTGGGCGTATTCCCAAAGAATCCTATAAGTGTTGTTGAGAAGATTCTCGAATGTTTAAGTTATTCTCCAAAACAACTGGTACAGACTCGAGAATCCTCTCACGTTACCTTCTATGACTTCTTAAGATGCTACGCAAATGTAGATAAACTTCCTGCGAAGCTTAGGTCCTTTTTCCCTGATACAGAAGATTCTATAAATTTTTATGATGCTATACAGAAATATAAACCTAGTATCCCTATAGAGCTATTTGTACAAAGTGTCTTACCTCTACTACCTCGCTTTTATTCGATAGCCTCTGCTCCACATCCTCAGGAAAAAAAAATAGAACTGCTAGTTAGGCTTGTAAGTTATCCTGGGGAGTATGAGCAGCGTCATGGAGTGTGTTCTTTCTTTTTATGTAAGGAATTAGAGCTAGATGAGAGCTGTTATGCATACGTACAGCCTACCAAACATTTTACCATTGGGGATTACATTCATAATAAACCCATTGTCATGATCGGCTCAGGAACCGGAATAGCTCCATATAAAGGTTTCTTACAACAGCGTATTTACAATAAAGATCCAGGAACGAACTTACTCTTTTTTGGAGAACGATTTGAGAAGGCGAATTTCTATTATCAAGATTTTTGGAAACAAGCTATTGAAAACCAGTTGTTGCAGCTTTTTTTAGCTTTTTCTCGCGATGGGGATCAGAAGATCTATGTACAAGATCTACTCAGAAAAGAGGCGGATACGGTCTTAAAAGCATATGAAGGGGGGGCGTATTTCTTTGTTTGTGGAAGTAAGGTTTTGGGAAGTGAAGTTAAAAAGACTCTAGAAGATATTTTGGGGAAAGATAAGCTCTCCCAATTGAAGGAAGAGCGTCGTTATGTTATCGATGTCTATTAA
- the rpsJ gene encoding 30S ribosomal protein S10 — protein MKQQKQKIRIRLKGFDQGQLDRSTADIVETAKRTGARVAGPIPLPTKREVYTVLRSPHVHKKSREQFEIRTHKRLIDILDPTGKTIDALKMLALPAGVDIKIKAA, from the coding sequence ATGAAGCAGCAAAAACAGAAAATTCGTATTCGTCTGAAAGGATTCGATCAGGGACAGCTAGATCGATCAACCGCAGATATTGTTGAGACTGCTAAAAGAACAGGCGCTCGTGTAGCAGGTCCTATTCCTTTGCCTACGAAGAGGGAAGTGTACACTGTGTTGCGTTCTCCTCACGTACACAAGAAGTCTAGGGAGCAGTTTGAAATTCGTACGCATAAGCGTTTAATAGATATCTTAGATCCTACAGGAAAAACTATAGATGCCCTAAAAATGTTAGCTCTTCCAGCAGGAGTTGATATTAAGATCAAGGCTGCATAG
- the fusA gene encoding elongation factor G → MSDQEFDLSKIRNIGIMAHIDAGKTTTTERILYYAGRTHKIGEVHEGGATMDWMEQEQERGITITSAATTVFWLDCKINIIDTPGHVDFTIEVERSLRVLDGAVAVFDAVSGVEPQSETVWRQANKYGVPRIAFVNKMDRMGADYFAAVESMKEKLGANAIPVHCPIGAESQFVGMVDLISQKALYFLDETLGAKWEEREIPEELKEKCAELRYALLEELATVDESNEAFMMKVLEDPNSITEEEIHDAMRKGVIENKINPVLCGTAFKNKGVQQLLNVIVRWLPSPKDRGVIHGINLKNNEEVHLEPRKDGPLAALAFKIMTDPYVGRITFIRIYSGTLKKGSAILNSTKDKKERISRLLEMHANERTDRDEFTVGDIGACVGLKYSVTGDTLCDDNQEIVLERIEIPEPVIDMAIEPKSKGDREKLAQALSALSEEDPTFRVTSNEETGQTIISGMGELHLDILRDRMIREFKVEANVGKPQVSYKETITKNGKSETKYVKQSGGRGQYAHVCLEIEPNEPGKGNEVVSKIVGGVIPREYIPAVMKGVEEGLNTGVLAGYGLVDVKVNIVFGSYHEVDSSEMAFKICGSMAVKEACRKATPVILEPIMKVAVTTPEDHLGDVIGDLNRRRGKILGQESSRGMAQVNAEVPLSEMFGYTTSLRSLTSGRATSTMEPAFFAKVPQKIQEEIVKK, encoded by the coding sequence ATGAGTGATCAGGAATTCGATTTAAGCAAAATTAGAAACATCGGTATCATGGCACATATCGATGCGGGAAAAACGACAACTACAGAAAGAATTCTTTATTACGCTGGAAGAACTCATAAAATTGGTGAGGTTCATGAAGGCGGAGCTACCATGGACTGGATGGAACAGGAGCAAGAAAGAGGTATTACTATTACCTCTGCTGCAACAACTGTTTTCTGGCTAGATTGTAAAATCAATATTATTGACACTCCTGGACACGTGGACTTCACTATTGAAGTTGAGAGATCTCTTCGTGTTTTAGACGGTGCCGTAGCTGTATTTGATGCAGTGTCTGGAGTTGAGCCTCAATCAGAGACTGTGTGGAGACAAGCGAATAAGTACGGTGTTCCCCGGATTGCTTTCGTAAATAAAATGGATCGCATGGGTGCGGATTACTTTGCGGCCGTAGAATCTATGAAAGAAAAACTTGGTGCTAATGCCATTCCTGTGCACTGTCCTATTGGCGCTGAAAGCCAATTTGTTGGAATGGTGGATCTGATTTCGCAAAAGGCTCTATATTTTCTAGATGAAACTCTAGGTGCTAAGTGGGAAGAACGAGAAATTCCTGAAGAACTTAAAGAGAAATGTGCAGAACTTCGGTATGCACTTCTTGAAGAACTTGCTACAGTAGATGAAAGTAATGAAGCTTTCATGATGAAAGTTCTCGAAGATCCAAATTCTATTACCGAAGAAGAAATCCATGATGCGATGCGCAAAGGGGTTATTGAAAATAAGATCAATCCCGTATTGTGTGGAACTGCCTTTAAGAATAAAGGTGTCCAGCAGCTTCTCAATGTTATTGTAAGATGGTTGCCTTCACCTAAAGATCGTGGTGTAATCCATGGAATTAATCTAAAGAACAACGAAGAAGTTCATTTAGAACCTAGAAAAGACGGCCCTCTAGCTGCTCTTGCGTTCAAAATTATGACAGACCCCTATGTTGGTCGTATCACCTTTATCCGTATCTATTCAGGAACTCTTAAAAAGGGTTCAGCTATTCTTAACTCCACTAAGGATAAAAAAGAGCGGATTTCTCGTTTATTAGAGATGCACGCTAATGAAAGAACCGATAGAGACGAATTTACCGTTGGGGATATCGGTGCTTGTGTAGGTTTAAAATATTCAGTTACAGGGGATACGCTTTGCGACGATAATCAGGAAATTGTTCTTGAGCGTATTGAAATTCCTGAACCTGTGATTGATATGGCTATTGAGCCAAAATCTAAGGGAGATAGAGAGAAATTAGCTCAAGCATTGAGTGCTCTTTCCGAGGAAGATCCTACTTTCCGCGTTACTTCAAACGAGGAGACAGGACAAACAATTATTTCTGGGATGGGTGAGCTACATTTAGATATTCTTCGCGATCGTATGATTCGCGAATTTAAAGTGGAAGCTAATGTTGGCAAGCCTCAAGTTTCTTATAAAGAAACAATTACCAAGAATGGCAAAAGCGAAACAAAATACGTGAAACAGTCTGGTGGTCGTGGACAATATGCTCACGTTTGCCTCGAGATTGAGCCAAATGAACCAGGGAAGGGCAATGAAGTTGTCAGCAAAATTGTTGGCGGTGTTATTCCTAGAGAATATATCCCAGCAGTTATGAAAGGTGTAGAAGAAGGCTTAAATACAGGTGTTCTTGCTGGTTATGGTTTGGTAGATGTTAAGGTCAACATTGTGTTTGGATCATATCACGAGGTAGATTCCAGTGAAATGGCATTTAAAATATGCGGTTCAATGGCTGTGAAAGAAGCTTGCAGAAAAGCCACTCCGGTGATTCTAGAACCTATTATGAAAGTTGCGGTAACGACTCCTGAGGATCATTTAGGAGATGTTATTGGTGATTTGAATCGTCGTCGTGGAAAAATCTTAGGCCAGGAATCTTCACGAGGTATGGCACAAGTAAATGCCGAGGTTCCTTTAAGTGAAATGTTTGGATACACAACATCTTTAAGATCCTTGACTTCCGGAAGAGCAACATCAACAATGGAACCAGCCTTCTTTGCTAAGGTTCCTCAAAAAATTCAAGAAGAGATTGTTAAGAAGTAA
- the rpsG gene encoding 30S ribosomal protein S7, translating into MSRRHAAEKKVIPADPIYGSVTLERFINKVMMHGKKSIARKIVYSALDRFSKKIGAENVLEAFEEALENAKPLLEVRSRRVGGATYQVPVEVASGRRDCLAMQWIIKHARAKPGKSMEMGLATELIDCFNKQGATIKKREDTHRMAEANKAFAHYKW; encoded by the coding sequence ATGTCAAGACGACATGCCGCTGAGAAGAAAGTAATTCCAGCAGATCCCATCTATGGAAGCGTAACCCTAGAAAGGTTCATTAATAAAGTTATGATGCATGGGAAAAAAAGCATCGCTAGGAAGATAGTTTATTCTGCTTTAGATAGATTTTCTAAGAAAATAGGAGCGGAGAATGTGCTAGAGGCTTTTGAAGAAGCCTTGGAAAATGCAAAGCCTTTGCTTGAAGTTCGCTCTCGTCGTGTTGGTGGAGCTACATATCAAGTTCCTGTAGAAGTTGCTTCGGGACGAAGAGACTGTTTGGCTATGCAATGGATTATTAAACACGCTAGAGCAAAGCCTGGAAAATCTATGGAGATGGGATTAGCAACTGAGCTCATTGATTGTTTCAATAAACAGGGAGCTACTATTAAAAAACGTGAAGATACCCACCGTATGGCTGAAGCTAATAAAGCATTTGCTCATTATAAGTGGTAA
- the rpsL gene encoding 30S ribosomal protein S12, with translation MPTINQLIRKKRQSSASRKKSPALQKCPQRRGVCLQVKTKTPKKPNSALRKVAWVRLSNGQEVIAYIGGEGHNLQEHSIVLVQGGRVKDLPGVRYHIVRGALDCAAVKNRKQSRSRYGAKRPK, from the coding sequence ATGCCAACCATTAATCAATTAATACGTAAAAAGCGTCAATCTAGCGCGTCTAGAAAGAAATCTCCAGCCTTGCAGAAATGTCCACAGAGACGTGGTGTATGCCTACAAGTGAAGACAAAGACTCCTAAAAAGCCGAACTCAGCTTTGCGTAAAGTTGCCTGGGTGCGCTTGTCTAACGGCCAAGAAGTCATCGCTTACATTGGTGGTGAAGGCCATAATTTACAAGAGCACAGCATTGTTTTGGTTCAAGGCGGCAGGGTTAAAGATTTGCCCGGTGTTCGTTATCATATTGTTCGTGGAGCTCTAGACTGTGCTGCTGTCAAAAATAGAAAACAAAGCCGTTCTCGATACGGAGCAAAGCGTCCTAAGTAG